From the genome of Gemmatimonadota bacterium, one region includes:
- the tig gene encoding trigger factor: MNIAIEAKKSEGAERLLQVTVPLDAVNDAKEKAARKIAGTVSLPGFRPGKAPLAMVMKRFGEAIRSEAVETLVQEAYKEVLEREQLKVAAQPHIHDLKFEEGEPLTFDLHLELRPELALTNTQGFKVTRTVRTVTDEDVQQQLEQLRDQRASWSPVEDKPMEGDMVTVLLATADEDGTIPEGREYRIVLGGGQAIPGIEEVIMSIKAGQSSEQSVRWPDDFPDEAQRGKSKSVRVELKDVKRKSLPELDDAFASEVGDFESVEALRKVVREDMEESATRESDAEVRQKLLDELIGANPFDVPPSWVAQLVHGYADAYKIPEEEHERFATGFRPTAERQVRRDMVIDAIAESENLKASEADIDDKVTEMAGKRGVNPGQLYAQLQKAQRLSELERGITEDKVFAWLFERNTVE, encoded by the coding sequence ATGAACATCGCCATCGAAGCCAAGAAGTCCGAGGGGGCAGAGCGCCTGTTACAGGTGACGGTCCCGCTCGATGCCGTGAACGACGCCAAGGAAAAGGCCGCGCGCAAGATCGCCGGAACGGTCTCCCTCCCGGGGTTCCGCCCCGGGAAGGCGCCGCTCGCGATGGTCATGAAGCGCTTCGGTGAAGCCATTCGCAGCGAGGCGGTCGAGACCCTCGTGCAGGAGGCGTACAAGGAAGTGCTGGAGCGCGAGCAGCTGAAGGTCGCCGCGCAGCCGCACATCCACGACCTCAAGTTCGAGGAGGGCGAGCCGCTCACCTTCGACTTGCACCTGGAGCTGCGCCCCGAGCTCGCCTTGACGAACACGCAGGGCTTCAAGGTCACGCGCACCGTGCGCACCGTGACCGATGAGGACGTGCAGCAGCAGCTCGAGCAGCTGCGCGACCAGCGCGCCTCGTGGTCACCGGTCGAGGACAAGCCGATGGAGGGTGACATGGTCACCGTCCTCCTCGCCACCGCCGACGAAGACGGGACGATCCCCGAAGGGCGGGAGTACCGCATCGTGCTGGGCGGGGGGCAGGCCATTCCCGGCATCGAGGAAGTGATCATGTCGATCAAGGCCGGGCAGTCGTCGGAGCAGTCGGTCCGCTGGCCCGACGACTTCCCCGACGAGGCGCAGCGCGGCAAGTCCAAGTCGGTGCGGGTGGAGCTCAAGGACGTGAAGCGCAAGTCGCTCCCCGAGCTCGACGACGCCTTTGCCAGCGAAGTCGGCGACTTCGAGTCGGTCGAGGCGCTCCGCAAGGTGGTGCGCGAGGACATGGAGGAGTCGGCGACCCGTGAGTCGGATGCCGAGGTGCGCCAGAAGCTCCTGGACGAGCTGATCGGGGCCAACCCGTTCGACGTCCCGCCGAGCTGGGTGGCGCAGCTGGTGCACGGCTATGCCGACGCCTACAAGATCCCGGAAGAGGAGCACGAGCGCTTCGCCACGGGCTTCCGCCCGACGGCCGAGCGCCAGGTGCGCCGTGACATGGTCATCGACGCGATCGCCGAGTCGGAGAACCTCAAGGCATCCGAGGCCGACATCGACGACAAGGTCACCGAGATGGCCGGCAAGCGCGGGGTCAACCCCGGCCAGC